The following proteins are co-located in the Mesorhizobium australicum WSM2073 genome:
- a CDS encoding MmcQ/YjbR family DNA-binding protein, whose amino-acid sequence MTLDDYNGFCASLPATNHVVQWGGAHVWKVGTKVFAIGGWDQGRQLFVTFKCSDIAYDVLKEQPGLRPAPYLASRGMKWIQRQTSQSMDDGALEDYLRESHRLVALKLTKQARKELGLGAS is encoded by the coding sequence ATGACGCTGGACGACTACAACGGCTTCTGCGCTTCGTTGCCTGCAACGAACCACGTGGTGCAATGGGGCGGCGCCCATGTCTGGAAGGTCGGGACCAAGGTGTTTGCGATCGGTGGCTGGGATCAGGGTCGGCAGCTCTTCGTCACCTTCAAATGCTCCGACATCGCCTATGACGTGCTCAAGGAGCAGCCGGGCCTGCGCCCCGCGCCCTATCTTGCCTCCCGCGGCATGAAGTGGATCCAGCGTCAGACAAGCCAGAGCATGGATGATGGTGCGCTGGAGGACTATCTGCGCGAGAGCCACCGCCTTGTTGCCCTTAAGCTGACGAAGCAGGCGCGCAAGGAATTGGGGCTTGGCGCAAGCTAG
- a CDS encoding DUF4167 domain-containing protein, which yields MRPQQQNRRMRGRNNNGGGGGNNNNNNNNNNRKGPNPLTRNYESNGPDVKIRGSAQQIAEKYATLARDSHSSGDRVMAENYLQHAEHYNRIIAAAQAQMPIQNVQQARDEFDEDGDDDRDEFDNAGSGAGNSGAGNSSGNAGSDPQLPVINHGAGPQPVIEGMPAEVALNRENGRDNRDNSGRDNSGRDNNGRNNGGRDNSGGRHRDRRPNGGYGQRDYASPEQGGQQQRNEAPGQTEGQAEAASPPETVAAAEPAPRFENFSPAGLAAQAELNEAAAESGAARRPRRPRRPRTNADQVESGSENGDAAETAAAPVDSGGAEPVVSDIDN from the coding sequence ATGAGGCCACAACAGCAGAACAGGCGCATGCGCGGTCGCAACAACAATGGCGGCGGCGGTGGCAATAACAATAACAACAACAATAACAACAACCGCAAGGGGCCGAATCCGCTTACGCGCAATTACGAGAGCAACGGCCCGGACGTGAAAATCCGTGGATCGGCTCAGCAGATTGCCGAAAAATACGCCACGCTTGCCCGTGACTCGCACAGCTCCGGCGACCGGGTGATGGCGGAGAACTACCTCCAGCACGCTGAACACTACAATCGCATCATTGCCGCCGCGCAGGCGCAGATGCCGATCCAGAACGTCCAGCAGGCACGCGACGAGTTCGACGAGGACGGCGACGACGATCGCGACGAGTTCGACAATGCCGGCAGTGGGGCCGGCAACAGTGGGGCGGGAAATAGCAGCGGCAATGCCGGTTCCGATCCACAGCTCCCCGTGATCAACCATGGCGCAGGTCCGCAGCCGGTGATCGAGGGCATGCCGGCGGAGGTTGCGCTGAACCGGGAAAACGGTCGCGACAATCGCGACAATAGCGGGCGCGACAACAGCGGGCGTGACAATAACGGTCGCAACAATGGCGGCCGCGACAACAGTGGCGGGCGCCATCGCGATCGCCGCCCCAATGGCGGCTACGGCCAGCGCGACTACGCTTCACCCGAACAGGGCGGCCAGCAACAGCGCAACGAGGCCCCGGGGCAGACAGAAGGCCAGGCAGAGGCCGCTTCGCCGCCCGAGACCGTCGCGGCGGCCGAGCCGGCTCCACGGTTCGAGAATTTTTCACCGGCAGGTCTGGCCGCCCAGGCGGAACTCAATGAGGCGGCCGCCGAAAGCGGTGCTGCCCGCCGTCCACGGCGTCCGCGCCGTCCGCGCACCAATGCCGATCAGGTCGAGAGCGGCAGCGAAAATGGGGATGCGGCCGAGACAGCGGCGGCTCCGGTCGACAGCGGCGGTGCCGAACCCGTGGTTTCCGACATCGACAACTGA
- the prmC gene encoding peptide chain release factor N(5)-glutamine methyltransferase, with amino-acid sequence MADHPPAALGSLLREARTRLAAAGIDDPALDARLIVEHYSGTTRTQAIADPECKIDGNAIAAIDGALRRRARGEPVHRILGYREFYGLRLSLSPETLEPRPDTETLVEAVLPFVKAIATREGTCRILDLGTGTGAIALALLSVVPAATATGVDISAGALTTAARNAGQFGLGGRFTAVQSDWFEKVSGRYHVIAANPPYIPTQEIGNLQDEVRDFDPRLALDGGVDGLNPYRIIAAEAARFLEAEGRIAVEIGHTQSNEVNDIFRAAGYAAGEVFSDLGGNDRVLVFQRATS; translated from the coding sequence ATGGCTGACCATCCGCCCGCGGCGCTGGGGTCGCTGCTGCGGGAAGCGCGGACCCGGCTTGCCGCAGCCGGCATCGATGATCCCGCGCTCGATGCGAGGCTGATCGTCGAGCACTATTCCGGCACGACGCGCACCCAGGCGATCGCCGACCCGGAGTGCAAGATCGACGGGAACGCCATCGCCGCGATCGACGGCGCCTTGAGACGGCGAGCCCGTGGCGAGCCGGTGCATCGCATCCTCGGCTATCGCGAGTTCTACGGTTTGCGCTTGTCGCTGTCGCCGGAGACGCTGGAGCCGCGACCGGACACCGAAACGCTGGTCGAGGCGGTGCTGCCCTTCGTCAAGGCAATAGCCACGCGGGAGGGCACATGCCGCATCCTCGATCTCGGCACCGGAACGGGCGCGATCGCCCTGGCGTTGCTGAGCGTCGTGCCGGCCGCGACCGCCACCGGTGTCGACATCTCCGCCGGCGCTCTGACCACGGCGGCCCGCAATGCCGGGCAATTCGGCCTCGGCGGCCGGTTCACGGCGGTTCAGTCGGACTGGTTTGAAAAAGTTTCCGGCCGGTACCATGTAATTGCCGCAAACCCTCCCTATATACCAACACAAGAGATTGGAAATCTGCAGGACGAAGTCCGCGATTTCGACCCGCGCCTTGCCCTTGATGGCGGTGTGGATGGGCTGAACCCCTACAGGATCATCGCCGCCGAGGCGGCAAGGTTTCTGGAAGCCGAAGGCAGGATTGCGGTCGAGATCGGCCACACGCAAAGCAACGAAGTCAACGATATATTTCGCGCGGCCGGTTACGCGGCTGGCGAGGTTTTTAGCGATCTCGGCGGAAACGACAGGGTTCTTGTTTTTCAACGGGCAACGTCTTGA
- the clpB gene encoding ATP-dependent chaperone ClpB has product MNLEKYSERVRGFIQSAQTMALSRNHQQFTPEHILKVLVDDDEGLAASLIERAGGNVRDVKLGVETALEAMPKVEGGNGQLYLAQPLAKVFSTAEDLAKKAGDSFVTVERLLQALAMEKSAKTAEILAKAGVTAQALNQVINDVRKGRTADSASAEQGYDALKKYARDLTADARAGKLDPVIGRDDEIRRTIQVLSRRTKNNPVLIGEPGVGKTAIAEGLALRIVNGDVPESLKDKQLMALDMGALIAGAKYRGEFEERLKAVLSEVTSASGNIILFIDEMHTLVGAGKADGAMDASNLLKPALARGELHCVGATTLDEYRKHVEKDPALARRFQPVFVDEPTVEDTVSILRGLKEKYEQHHKVRISDSALVAAATLSNRYIADRFLPDKAIDLVDEAASRLRMQVDSKPEALDEIDRRIMQLKIEREALKVETDDASKDRLARLEKELVGLEEESTEITAKWQAEKQKLGLAADLKKQLDEARNDLAIAQRKGEFQRAGELAYGKIPELEKKLKEAEAQDGKAGMVEEVVTPDHVAHIVSRWTGIPVDKMLQGERDKLLRMEDEIGKRVVGQGEAVQAVSKAVRRARAGLQDPNRPIGSFMFLGPTGVGKTELTKALANFLFDDETALARIDMSEYMEKHSVARLIGAPPGYVGYEEGGALTEAVRRRPYQVVLFDEIEKAHPDVFNVLLQVLDDGRLTDGQGRTVDFRNTLIIMTSNLGAEYLVNLGEDQDVDAVRDEVMGVVRASFRPEFLNRVDEVILFHRLRRKDMDRIVEIQLKRLESLLRDRKITLSLDPEAIEWLAAKGYDPAYGARPLKRVMQKELQDPLAEKILLGEILDGSTVKVTAGSDRLNFRSKPAIVAAEVAA; this is encoded by the coding sequence ATGAACCTTGAGAAATACTCGGAGCGCGTGCGCGGCTTTATCCAGTCCGCGCAGACCATGGCGCTCTCGCGCAACCACCAGCAATTCACCCCCGAACACATTCTGAAAGTCCTCGTCGACGATGACGAAGGCTTGGCCGCGTCGTTGATCGAGCGCGCCGGCGGCAATGTCCGCGATGTCAAGCTCGGCGTCGAGACGGCGCTCGAGGCGATGCCCAAGGTGGAGGGCGGCAATGGCCAGCTCTATCTGGCACAGCCGCTGGCCAAGGTGTTCTCGACCGCCGAAGACCTGGCTAAGAAGGCCGGCGACAGCTTTGTCACCGTCGAGCGGCTGCTGCAGGCGCTTGCCATGGAGAAATCGGCCAAGACGGCCGAAATCCTGGCCAAGGCTGGTGTCACCGCGCAGGCGCTGAACCAGGTCATCAACGACGTCCGCAAGGGCCGCACCGCCGATTCGGCGAGTGCCGAACAGGGCTATGACGCGCTGAAGAAATACGCACGCGACCTCACCGCGGACGCACGCGCGGGCAAGCTCGACCCCGTGATTGGCCGCGACGACGAGATTCGACGCACCATCCAGGTGCTGTCGCGCCGCACCAAGAACAACCCGGTGCTGATCGGCGAGCCGGGCGTCGGCAAGACGGCGATCGCCGAAGGGCTGGCGCTGCGCATCGTCAATGGCGACGTGCCGGAATCGCTGAAGGACAAGCAGTTGATGGCGCTCGACATGGGCGCGCTGATTGCCGGTGCCAAATATCGCGGCGAATTCGAGGAGCGGCTGAAGGCTGTGCTTTCGGAGGTCACTTCGGCCAGTGGCAACATCATCCTGTTCATCGATGAGATGCACACGCTGGTCGGCGCCGGCAAGGCCGATGGCGCCATGGACGCGTCGAATCTCCTGAAGCCGGCGCTGGCGCGCGGCGAACTGCACTGCGTCGGCGCCACCACGCTGGATGAATACAGGAAGCATGTCGAGAAGGATCCCGCCCTTGCCCGCCGTTTCCAGCCCGTCTTCGTCGACGAGCCGACAGTGGAGGACACGGTCTCGATCCTGCGTGGCCTGAAGGAGAAATACGAGCAGCACCACAAGGTGCGTATCTCCGATTCGGCACTGGTGGCGGCGGCGACATTGTCCAACCGCTACATCGCCGACCGCTTCCTGCCGGACAAGGCGATCGACCTCGTCGACGAAGCCGCCTCGCGGCTCAGGATGCAGGTCGATTCCAAGCCCGAAGCACTGGACGAGATCGACCGCCGCATCATGCAGCTCAAGATTGAACGCGAAGCGTTGAAGGTCGAGACGGACGATGCCTCGAAGGACCGGCTCGCCCGCCTGGAAAAGGAACTTGTCGGCCTGGAAGAGGAATCGACAGAGATCACCGCGAAGTGGCAGGCCGAGAAGCAGAAGCTCGGGCTAGCGGCCGACTTGAAGAAGCAGCTCGACGAAGCGCGCAACGACCTTGCCATTGCCCAGCGCAAGGGTGAGTTCCAGCGCGCCGGCGAGCTTGCTTATGGCAAGATCCCGGAACTGGAAAAGAAGCTGAAGGAGGCCGAAGCCCAGGACGGCAAGGCCGGCATGGTCGAGGAAGTGGTCACGCCCGACCACGTCGCCCATATCGTGTCGCGCTGGACCGGCATTCCGGTCGACAAGATGCTGCAGGGCGAGCGTGACAAGCTGCTGCGCATGGAAGACGAGATCGGCAAGCGTGTCGTCGGCCAGGGCGAAGCGGTGCAGGCCGTTTCCAAGGCGGTGCGGCGTGCCCGTGCGGGCCTTCAGGATCCGAACCGGCCGATCGGCTCGTTCATGTTCCTCGGGCCTACCGGCGTCGGCAAGACGGAACTGACCAAGGCTTTGGCCAATTTCCTGTTCGACGATGAGACGGCGCTGGCGCGCATCGACATGTCCGAATACATGGAGAAGCACTCCGTCGCCCGGCTGATCGGCGCGCCTCCCGGCTATGTCGGCTATGAGGAAGGCGGTGCGCTGACCGAAGCGGTGCGGCGCCGGCCCTATCAGGTCGTGCTGTTCGACGAGATCGAAAAGGCGCATCCGGATGTCTTCAACGTGCTGTTGCAGGTGCTCGATGACGGCCGGCTCACCGACGGGCAGGGCCGCACCGTCGACTTCCGCAACACACTGATCATCATGACGTCTAATTTGGGCGCCGAATATCTCGTCAATCTCGGCGAGGATCAGGATGTCGATGCCGTACGAGACGAAGTGATGGGCGTGGTCAGGGCATCGTTCCGGCCGGAGTTCCTCAATCGCGTCGACGAGGTGATCCTGTTCCACCGGCTGCGCCGCAAGGACATGGACCGTATCGTCGAGATCCAGCTCAAGCGGCTCGAGAGCCTGCTGAGGGATCGCAAGATCACGCTGTCGCTGGATCCCGAGGCGATCGAGTGGCTGGCGGCCAAGGGTTACGACCCCGCTTATGGTGCCCGGCCGCTGAAGCGGGTGATGCAGAAGGAACTGCAGGATCCGCTGGCGGAAAAGATCCTGCTCGGCGAGATCCTGGACGGCTCGACTGTCAAGGTCACGGCCGGTTCCGACCGGCTGAATTTCCGCTCCAAGCCGGCGATCGTCGCGGCCGAGGTCGCGGCCTGA
- the prfA gene encoding peptide chain release factor 1: MVNLPRDRMDQVVKRFEMLEAQMSAGPAPDAYVRMASEYAELQEMVAKVRELRSAEHEQADLEAMLADKGTDAEMRALAEADLPGVEERIETLQKDIQILLLPRDAADDKNAILEIRAGTGGDEAALFAGDLFRMYERYAAERGWRFETVSASDGDAGGFKEIIATISGKGVFAHLKFESGVHRVQRVPATEASGRIHTSAATVAVLPEAEEVDIDIRAEDIRIDTMRASGSGGQHVNTTDSAVRITHLPTGIMVVQAEKSQHQNRAKAMQILRARLYDMERSKADEERSESRKSQVGSGDRSERIRTYNFPQGRVTDHRINLTLYKLDRVMMGELDEIVDALIADHQSKLLADIGIDG; the protein is encoded by the coding sequence ATGGTCAATTTGCCCCGCGATCGTATGGATCAAGTCGTCAAGCGTTTCGAGATGCTCGAAGCGCAGATGTCGGCCGGGCCGGCGCCGGATGCCTATGTGAGGATGGCATCGGAATATGCCGAGTTGCAGGAGATGGTGGCCAAGGTCAGGGAATTGCGCTCTGCCGAGCACGAGCAGGCCGACCTCGAAGCGATGCTCGCCGACAAGGGCACCGACGCTGAGATGCGAGCGCTTGCCGAAGCAGATTTGCCCGGCGTCGAGGAGCGCATCGAGACGCTGCAGAAAGACATCCAGATCCTGCTCCTGCCCAGGGATGCCGCCGACGACAAGAACGCCATTCTTGAAATCCGCGCCGGCACCGGCGGCGATGAGGCGGCACTCTTCGCCGGCGATCTATTTCGCATGTATGAGCGCTATGCCGCCGAACGCGGCTGGCGGTTCGAAACGGTATCGGCCAGCGACGGCGATGCCGGCGGCTTCAAGGAAATCATCGCCACGATCTCCGGTAAAGGTGTGTTCGCCCATCTGAAATTCGAATCCGGGGTGCATCGCGTCCAGCGCGTGCCGGCCACCGAGGCCAGCGGGCGCATCCACACGTCAGCCGCCACAGTCGCCGTGCTGCCGGAAGCCGAAGAGGTCGACATCGATATCAGGGCCGAGGACATCCGCATCGACACGATGCGTGCCTCCGGCTCCGGCGGCCAGCACGTCAACACCACCGATTCCGCGGTCCGCATCACCCATCTGCCGACCGGCATCATGGTGGTGCAGGCGGAGAAGTCGCAGCACCAGAACCGGGCCAAGGCCATGCAGATCCTGCGCGCCCGGCTCTATGACATGGAGCGCAGCAAGGCGGATGAGGAGCGTTCCGAGTCGCGCAAGTCGCAGGTCGGTTCCGGCGACCGCTCCGAGCGTATCCGCACCTACAATTTTCCGCAGGGCCGGGTCACTGATCATCGCATCAACCTGACGCTCTACAAACTCGACCGGGTGATGATGGGTGAACTCGACGAAATCGTCGACGCGCTGATCGCCGATCATCAGTCGAAGCTGCTGGCCGATATCGGCATCGATGGCTGA
- the ptsP gene encoding phosphoenolpyruvate--protein phosphotransferase, which yields MRDTAVGPRVLLKRLRELMQEPLEPQERLDRIVRDIASNMVAEVCSLYVLRADSVLELYATEGLNPNAVHLAQLRLGQGLVGTIAASARPLNLSNAQEHPAFAYLPETGEEIYNSFLGVPVLRAGRTLGVLVVQNKTMRHYRDDEVEALETTAMVIAEMIATGDLARLTRPGLELDLRRPVSFTGLSFNDGVGLGHVVLHEPRIVVTNLFNEDSEEEVRRLEASLGSLRLSIDDMLERRDVAFEGEHRQVLEAYRMFANDRGWVRRLEEAIRNGLTAEAAVEKVQSDMRARMLHMTDPYLRERMSDFDDLANRLLRQLMGRGPEDVAASLPKDAIIVARSMGAAELLDYPRDKLRGLVLEDGAATSHVVIVARAMGIPVAGQMKGAVSMAENGDAIIVDGEEGAIHLRPQSDLEAAYAEKVRFRARRQEVYRELRKKPSTTRDGVQVDLLMNAGLAVDLPQLAEAGAAGIGLFRTELQFMVASTFPRAEAQEKLYRDVLEAARGKPVTFRTIDIGGDKVLPYFKGAIQEENPALGWRAIRLTLDRPGLLRTQIRALLKASGGRELKLMLPMVTELGEIAQAREIIDREVRHLSRFAHHLPTSLKLGAMLEVPSLLFQLDELMKAVDFVSVGSNDLFQFVMAVDRGNTQLANRFDTLSAPFLRVLKQIADAGARNHTPVTLCGELAGKPISAMALIGLGFRSISMSPASIGPVKAMLTELPLEELKAFFDDNLMAPAQGLPMRALLQAFADDRSIPL from the coding sequence ATGCGTGACACGGCCGTTGGCCCGCGCGTTTTGCTGAAACGGCTCCGCGAGCTCATGCAGGAGCCGCTGGAGCCGCAGGAGCGGCTCGACCGGATTGTGCGCGACATCGCCTCCAACATGGTCGCGGAAGTCTGCTCGCTCTACGTGCTGCGCGCCGATTCGGTGCTGGAGCTCTACGCCACCGAAGGTCTGAACCCGAACGCCGTCCATCTGGCGCAGCTGCGGCTAGGGCAAGGCCTGGTCGGCACCATTGCCGCGAGTGCCAGGCCGCTCAACCTGTCCAACGCGCAAGAACACCCGGCCTTCGCCTACCTGCCGGAGACCGGGGAGGAGATCTACAATTCCTTCCTCGGCGTGCCGGTGCTCAGGGCAGGGCGCACGCTGGGCGTCCTGGTCGTCCAGAACAAGACCATGCGCCACTACCGCGACGACGAGGTCGAGGCGCTGGAAACCACGGCCATGGTCATCGCAGAGATGATCGCCACCGGCGATCTGGCGCGGCTGACCCGGCCAGGCCTCGAACTCGACCTGCGCCGGCCTGTCAGCTTCACCGGCCTGTCCTTCAACGATGGCGTCGGGCTCGGTCACGTCGTGCTGCACGAGCCGCGTATCGTCGTCACCAATTTGTTCAACGAGGACAGCGAGGAGGAGGTCCGGCGGCTCGAAGCCTCGCTTGGTTCTCTGCGGCTTTCCATCGACGACATGCTGGAGCGCCGCGATGTCGCCTTCGAGGGCGAGCACCGCCAGGTGCTGGAAGCCTACCGCATGTTCGCCAACGACCGGGGCTGGGTACGGCGCCTGGAAGAGGCGATCCGTAACGGCCTGACTGCCGAGGCGGCGGTCGAAAAAGTTCAGAGCGACATGCGCGCCCGCATGCTGCACATGACCGATCCCTATCTGCGCGAGCGGATGAGCGATTTCGACGATCTCGCCAACCGGCTGTTGCGCCAGCTGATGGGACGTGGACCCGAGGATGTCGCGGCCTCGCTGCCCAAGGACGCCATCATCGTCGCCCGCTCGATGGGCGCTGCCGAACTGCTCGACTATCCTCGCGACAAGCTGCGCGGGCTGGTGCTGGAGGATGGCGCGGCGACCAGCCATGTCGTCATCGTCGCGCGCGCCATGGGCATTCCCGTCGCCGGCCAGATGAAAGGCGCCGTTTCCATGGCGGAAAACGGCGATGCCATCATCGTCGACGGCGAGGAAGGCGCGATCCATCTGCGGCCGCAATCCGATCTTGAAGCCGCCTATGCCGAGAAGGTGCGGTTCCGGGCGCGACGGCAGGAGGTCTACCGCGAACTGCGCAAGAAGCCGTCGACGACCCGGGACGGGGTCCAGGTCGACCTGCTGATGAATGCCGGGCTTGCCGTCGACCTGCCGCAACTTGCCGAAGCGGGCGCCGCCGGCATTGGCCTGTTCCGCACGGAACTGCAGTTCATGGTCGCGTCGACCTTTCCGCGCGCCGAAGCCCAGGAAAAACTCTACCGCGACGTGCTCGAGGCAGCGCGCGGCAAGCCGGTCACCTTCCGCACCATCGACATTGGTGGCGACAAGGTGCTGCCTTATTTCAAGGGCGCGATCCAGGAAGAGAATCCGGCGCTCGGCTGGCGGGCGATCCGCCTGACGCTAGATCGGCCGGGCTTGCTGCGCACCCAGATCCGCGCCTTGCTCAAGGCCAGCGGCGGGCGCGAGCTCAAGCTGATGCTGCCGATGGTGACCGAGCTCGGCGAAATCGCCCAGGCGCGCGAAATCATCGACCGCGAGGTGCGGCATCTCTCACGCTTCGCCCATCATCTGCCGACCAGTCTCAAGCTGGGCGCCATGCTGGAAGTGCCGTCGCTTCTGTTCCAGCTCGACGAACTGATGAAGGCGGTCGACTTCGTCTCGGTCGGATCGAACGACCTGTTCCAGTTCGTCATGGCGGTCGACCGCGGCAACACGCAACTGGCCAACCGCTTCGATACGTTGTCGGCGCCATTCCTGCGCGTGCTCAAGCAGATCGCCGACGCCGGCGCCCGCAATCATACGCCGGTCACCCTGTGCGGTGAACTCGCCGGCAAGCCGATCTCGGCGATGGCGCTGATCGGCCTCGGTTTCCGCTCGATCTCGATGTCGCCGGCCTCGATCGGTCCGGTCAAGGCCATGCTGACGGAGCTGCCGCTGGAGGAGCTGAAGGCTTTCTTCGACGACAATCTGATGGCGCCGGCGCAAGGGCTGCCGATGCGGGCATTGCTGCAGGCCTTCGCCGACGACCGCTCGATCCCGTTGTAG